In Enterobacter cloacae, the following are encoded in one genomic region:
- a CDS encoding GTPase: MTPITVTLLTGFLGAGKTTLLRHILNAQHGFKIAVIENEFGEVPVDDQLIGDRATQIKTLTNGCICCTRSNELEDALLDLLDSRDRGDIDFDRLVIECTGMADPGPIIQTFFSHDILCQRYLLDGVIALVDAVHADEQMNQFTIAQSQVGYADRILLTKTDVAGASEKLRERLTRINSRAPIYTVTHGDIDLSQLFNTNGFMLEENVTSKPRFHFMADKQNDVSSIVVELDYPVDISDVSRVMENLLLSFADKLLRYKGMLWINSEPNRLLFQGVQRLYSADWDRPWGEETPRSVMVFIGMQLPEEEIRAEFAGLKK, translated from the coding sequence ATGACCCCGATTACCGTCACCCTGTTGACCGGTTTCCTCGGCGCAGGCAAAACCACCCTGCTGCGCCACATTCTGAATGCGCAGCATGGCTTCAAAATCGCCGTCATTGAAAACGAGTTCGGCGAAGTCCCGGTGGACGATCAGCTGATTGGCGACCGCGCCACGCAGATCAAAACCCTGACCAACGGCTGCATCTGCTGCACCCGTTCTAACGAATTAGAAGATGCCCTGCTCGACCTGCTCGACAGCCGCGATCGCGGTGATATCGACTTTGACCGCCTGGTGATTGAATGCACCGGCATGGCCGACCCGGGCCCGATTATTCAGACCTTTTTCTCCCATGACATCCTCTGCCAGCGCTATCTGCTGGACGGTGTGATTGCCCTGGTCGATGCGGTTCACGCCGACGAGCAGATGAACCAGTTCACTATCGCCCAGTCACAGGTGGGTTACGCCGACCGCATTCTGCTGACCAAAACCGACGTGGCAGGTGCCAGCGAAAAACTGCGCGAACGTCTGACGCGCATTAACTCACGCGCCCCGATTTACACCGTCACGCACGGCGATATTGACCTGTCTCAGCTGTTTAACACCAACGGCTTTATGCTGGAAGAGAACGTCACCTCAAAACCGCGCTTCCACTTTATGGCGGATAAACAAAACGATGTGTCGTCAATTGTGGTCGAACTGGATTACCCGGTGGATATCAGCGACGTCTCCCGCGTAATGGAAAACCTGCTGCTGTCGTTTGCTGACAAACTGCTGCGCTACAAAGGGATGTTGTGGATCAACAGTGAACCGAACCGCCTGCTGTTCCAGGGCGTGCAGCGTCTGTACAGCGCCGACTGGGACAGACCGTGGGGAGAGGAAACGCCGCGCAGTGTAATGGTGTTTATTGGTATGCAACTGCCGGAAGAAGAGATCCGGGCAGAGTTTGCGGGGCTGAAAAAATAA
- a CDS encoding carbon starvation protein A — protein MDTKKLLKHVPWALLGILGAFCLAVVALRRGEHVSALWIVVASVSVYLVAYRYYSLYIAQKVMKLDPTRATPAVINNDGLNYVPTNRYVLFGHHFAAIAGAGPLVGPVLAAQMGYLPGTLWLLAGVVLAGAVQDFMVLFISSRRNGASLGEMVKEEMGRVPGTIALFGCFLIMIIILAVLALIVVKALAESPWGVFTVCSTVPIALFMGIYMRFLRPGRVGEVSVIGIVLLVASIYFGGVIAHDPYWGPALTFKDTTITFALVGYAFISALLPVWLILAPRDYLATFLKIGVIVGLALGIVILNPDLKMPAVTQYIDGTGPLWKGALFPFLFITIACGAVSGFHALISSGTTPKLLANENDARLIGYGAMLMESFVAIMALVAASIIEPGLYFAMNTPPAGLGITMPNLHEMGGDNAAMIMAQLKDASAHAAATVSSWGFVISPEQIMQTAKDIGEPSVLNRAGGAPTLAVGIAHVFHKVLPWADMGFWYHFGILFEALFILTALDAGTRAGRFMLQDLLGNFVPFLKKTDSLVAGVLGTAGCVGLWGYLLYQGVVDPLGGVKSLWPLFGISNQMLAAVALVLGTVVLVKMKRTKYIWVTVVPAMWLLLCTTWALGLKLFSTNPQLEGFFFMANQYKEKIAAGGGDLTAQQIANMNHIVVNNYTNAGLSILFLVVVYSIIFYGIKTWMKVRNAEGRTDKETPYVPVPEGGVKTSSHH, from the coding sequence ATGGATACTAAAAAACTACTGAAGCACGTGCCCTGGGCATTACTCGGGATCCTCGGCGCTTTCTGTCTGGCGGTTGTCGCATTACGCCGGGGCGAACACGTAAGCGCCCTGTGGATCGTGGTGGCGTCTGTTTCCGTCTATCTTGTGGCTTATCGCTACTACAGCTTGTACATCGCGCAGAAGGTCATGAAACTCGACCCGACGCGTGCTACCCCGGCGGTCATTAACAATGACGGCCTGAACTACGTGCCCACCAACCGCTACGTGCTGTTTGGTCACCACTTTGCCGCGATTGCGGGTGCAGGTCCGCTGGTCGGCCCGGTGCTGGCCGCGCAAATGGGCTATCTGCCAGGTACCCTGTGGCTGCTCGCAGGCGTCGTGCTGGCGGGTGCAGTGCAGGACTTCATGGTGTTGTTTATCTCTTCTCGCCGTAACGGTGCCTCTCTGGGTGAGATGGTCAAAGAAGAGATGGGCCGCGTGCCGGGAACGATCGCCCTGTTCGGCTGCTTCCTGATTATGATCATCATCCTTGCGGTGCTGGCACTGATCGTGGTGAAAGCGCTGGCCGAAAGCCCGTGGGGGGTGTTCACCGTCTGCTCAACCGTGCCAATTGCGCTGTTCATGGGTATCTACATGCGCTTCCTGCGTCCGGGACGCGTGGGCGAAGTGTCGGTGATTGGTATTGTGCTGCTGGTCGCGTCCATTTACTTCGGCGGAGTGATTGCACACGACCCGTACTGGGGTCCGGCGCTGACCTTCAAAGACACCACCATCACCTTCGCACTGGTCGGTTACGCATTTATCTCCGCCCTGCTGCCGGTCTGGCTGATTCTGGCTCCGCGTGACTACCTGGCAACCTTCCTGAAAATCGGCGTTATTGTCGGTCTGGCACTGGGTATCGTGATCCTCAACCCGGATCTGAAAATGCCTGCGGTCACGCAGTACATCGACGGCACCGGTCCACTGTGGAAAGGCGCGCTGTTCCCGTTCCTGTTCATCACCATCGCGTGTGGTGCGGTCTCGGGCTTCCACGCCCTGATCTCCTCCGGTACCACGCCAAAACTGCTGGCGAATGAAAACGACGCACGCCTGATCGGTTACGGCGCAATGCTGATGGAATCCTTCGTGGCGATCATGGCTCTGGTTGCCGCCTCCATCATCGAACCGGGTCTGTACTTCGCGATGAACACCCCACCAGCGGGCCTGGGCATTACCATGCCAAACCTGCATGAGATGGGCGGTGACAACGCGGCAATGATCATGGCGCAGCTTAAAGATGCCAGCGCCCATGCGGCGGCGACCGTCAGCTCCTGGGGCTTTGTGATCTCGCCTGAGCAGATCATGCAGACCGCAAAAGACATTGGCGAACCGTCCGTACTGAACCGTGCCGGTGGCGCACCAACGCTGGCCGTCGGTATCGCACACGTGTTCCACAAAGTGCTGCCGTGGGCGGACATGGGCTTCTGGTACCACTTCGGTATTCTGTTCGAAGCACTGTTCATCCTGACCGCGCTGGATGCCGGTACCCGTGCAGGCCGCTTCATGCTGCAGGACTTGCTCGGTAACTTCGTACCGTTCCTGAAGAAAACCGACTCTCTGGTCGCGGGCGTGCTGGGTACGGCTGGCTGCGTAGGCCTGTGGGGTTACCTGCTGTATCAGGGCGTTGTCGACCCGCTGGGCGGCGTGAAGAGCCTGTGGCCACTGTTCGGTATCTCTAACCAGATGCTGGCAGCCGTTGCTCTGGTGCTCGGTACCGTAGTCCTGGTGAAAATGAAACGCACCAAATACATCTGGGTGACCGTGGTTCCTGCGATGTGGCTGCTGCTCTGCACCACCTGGGCGCTGGGTCTGAAACTGTTCAGCACCAACCCACAGCTGGAAGGCTTCTTCTTCATGGCTAACCAGTACAAAGAGAAAATTGCCGCAGGCGGCGGTGACCTGACCGCGCAGCAGATTGCCAACATGAACCATATCGTGGTGAACAACTACACCAACGCGGGTCTGAGCATTCTGTTCCTGGTGGTGGTGTACAGCATCATCTTCTACGGCATCAAAACCTGGATGAAAGTGCGTAACGCTGAAGGTCGTACGGATAAAGAGACTCCGTATGTACCGGTTCCGGAAGGCGGCGTGAAGACCTCTTCACACCACTAA
- a CDS encoding transcriptional regulator, producing the protein MANSTRSRSAERLVDILVELHLNGVVNRSALMEKFKITERTVYRDLNALSPIVEHTGNGLYRLIHTAQSTYGQGLHHTISNFLNADNFFPERNTDFWQKLESRVDENHILILGNDAEHTVQRDIRRHLSKIEKSIKNRNVCQIVYKGKTRLINPYKLINQKNIWYLQATENSRLKSFSLSQISWLDIQKSTFMPEEHVIELLEKRLDPWVSESTFEVKVFINRNISHYFQRRNLLPEQELLGEESGGVTLRCLAAHENQILPLLFYWLPNIQILEPVWLKEKFVKTLEAYLAQESAP; encoded by the coding sequence ATGGCTAATTCGACGCGGAGCCGCTCGGCTGAACGTCTGGTCGATATTCTGGTGGAGCTACATTTAAACGGTGTGGTAAACCGCAGCGCGCTGATGGAAAAATTTAAAATTACCGAGCGTACCGTCTACCGTGATTTAAATGCGCTCTCCCCGATAGTGGAACATACCGGTAATGGGCTATATCGTTTGATCCACACCGCACAATCAACTTATGGACAAGGCCTGCACCACACCATCTCTAACTTCCTGAATGCTGATAATTTTTTCCCGGAAAGAAATACAGATTTTTGGCAAAAACTTGAATCCCGCGTTGACGAAAATCATATTCTTATTCTTGGAAATGATGCAGAGCATACCGTACAGCGTGATATTCGCCGCCATTTATCGAAAATTGAGAAATCGATTAAGAATCGTAATGTTTGCCAGATTGTGTATAAAGGCAAAACCCGTCTGATTAATCCCTACAAACTCATTAACCAAAAAAATATATGGTATTTACAAGCCACCGAAAATAGCAGGTTGAAATCCTTCTCCCTGAGTCAGATTAGCTGGCTTGATATTCAGAAAAGCACATTTATGCCTGAGGAGCACGTGATTGAGCTACTGGAGAAACGCCTCGATCCGTGGGTGTCTGAGAGTACTTTCGAAGTGAAAGTATTTATCAATCGTAATATTTCGCACTACTTCCAGCGCCGCAATTTACTGCCAGAACAAGAACTACTGGGTGAGGAAAGCGGTGGCGTCACGCTCCGCTGCCTGGCGGCACATGAGAACCAGATCCTGCCGCTGCTTTTCTACTGGCTGCCGAACATTCAGATTTTAGAGCCGGTGTGGCTGAAAGAGAAGTTCGTGAAGACGCTGGAAGCCTATCTGGCACAGGAGTCTGCACCCTAA
- the hpaC gene encoding 4-hydroxyphenylacetate 3-monooxygenase, producing MQSNEQRLRFRDAMASLSAAVNIITTEGDAGRCGITATAVCPVTDTPPSLMVCINANSAMNPVFQGNGKLCVNVLNHEQELMARHFAGMTGMTMEERFSLSCWQKGPLTQPVLKGALASLEGEISQVQTIGTHLVYLVEIKNIILSEEGHGLIYFKRNFHPVMMESEATV from the coding sequence ATGCAATCAAATGAACAACGCCTGCGTTTTCGCGATGCGATGGCCAGCCTGTCGGCGGCGGTCAATATTATCACCACTGAGGGCGATGCAGGTCGCTGCGGCATTACCGCCACCGCCGTCTGCCCGGTCACGGACACGCCCCCTTCGTTGATGGTCTGTATTAACGCCAACAGCGCGATGAACCCGGTGTTTCAGGGGAACGGTAAACTGTGCGTCAACGTGCTCAACCATGAGCAGGAGCTCATGGCTCGCCATTTTGCCGGGATGACCGGCATGACGATGGAGGAGCGTTTTAGCCTCTCCTGCTGGCAGAAAGGCCCGCTGACACAACCCGTGCTCAAAGGCGCGCTGGCAAGCCTTGAAGGGGAGATAAGCCAGGTGCAAACCATCGGCACGCATCTGGTTTATCTTGTTGAAATTAAAAACATCATTCTGAGCGAAGAGGGCCACGGCCTGATCTATTTTAAACGCAACTTCCACCCGGTGATGATGGAGTCAGAAGCAACCGTCTGA
- the hpaB gene encoding 4-hydroxyphenylacetate 3-monooxygenase, oxygenase component, translated as MKPEDFRADAKRPLTGEEYLKSLQDGREIYIYGERVKDVTTHPAFRNAAASIAQMYDALHKPDMQDTLCWGTDTGSGGYTHKFFRVAKSADDLRQQRDAIAEWSRLSYGWMGRTPDYKAAFGCALGANPAFYGQFEQNARNWYTRIQETGLYFNHAIVNPPIDRHKPADEVKDVYIKLEKETDAGIIVSGAKVVATNSALTHYNMIGFGSAQVMGENPDFALMFVAPMDAEGVKLISRASYEMVAGATGSPYDYPLSSRFDENDAILVMDHVLIPWENVLIYRDFDRCRRWTMEGGFARMYPLQACVRLAVKLDFITALLKKSLECTGTLEFRGVQADLGEVVAWRNMFWALSDSMCSEATPWVNGAYLPDHAALQTYRVMAPMAYAKIKNIIERNVTSGLIYLPSSARDLNNPQIDQYLAKYVRGSNGMDHVERIKILKLMWDAIGSEFGGRHELYEINYSGSQDEIRLQCLRQAQSSGNMDKMMAMVDRCMSEYDQHGWTVPHLHNNSDINMLDKLLK; from the coding sequence ATGAAGCCTGAAGATTTCCGCGCTGATGCCAAACGTCCGTTAACCGGCGAAGAGTATTTAAAAAGCCTGCAGGATGGTCGTGAGATTTATATCTACGGCGAGCGCGTCAAAGACGTCACCACCCATCCGGCGTTTCGCAACGCGGCAGCCTCCATCGCCCAGATGTACGACGCGCTGCACAAACCCGACATGCAGGACACGCTGTGCTGGGGCACTGATACCGGCAGCGGCGGCTACACCCACAAGTTCTTCCGCGTGGCGAAAAGTGCCGACGACCTGCGCCAGCAGCGTGACGCCATCGCCGAGTGGTCACGCCTGAGCTACGGCTGGATGGGTCGCACGCCGGACTACAAAGCAGCGTTTGGCTGCGCGCTGGGAGCCAACCCGGCCTTCTACGGCCAGTTCGAGCAGAACGCCCGCAACTGGTACACCCGCATCCAGGAAACGGGGCTGTACTTCAACCACGCCATCGTTAACCCACCGATTGACCGCCATAAACCGGCGGACGAGGTGAAAGACGTCTACATCAAGCTGGAAAAAGAAACCGATGCCGGGATCATCGTCAGCGGTGCAAAAGTGGTGGCGACCAACTCGGCGCTGACCCACTACAACATGATCGGCTTCGGCTCTGCGCAGGTGATGGGTGAAAACCCGGACTTCGCATTGATGTTCGTCGCGCCGATGGATGCCGAAGGGGTGAAGCTCATCTCCCGCGCCTCCTACGAAATGGTGGCTGGCGCAACCGGTTCTCCGTACGACTACCCGCTCTCCAGCCGCTTCGACGAGAACGATGCCATTCTGGTGATGGATCATGTGCTGATCCCGTGGGAAAACGTGCTGATCTACCGCGATTTCGATCGCTGCCGTCGCTGGACGATGGAAGGTGGTTTTGCGCGGATGTACCCGCTGCAGGCCTGCGTGCGTCTGGCAGTCAAACTCGACTTCATCACCGCCCTGCTGAAAAAATCACTGGAATGTACCGGCACCCTGGAGTTCCGCGGCGTACAGGCCGATCTGGGCGAAGTGGTGGCCTGGCGCAATATGTTCTGGGCGCTGAGTGACTCCATGTGCTCCGAAGCTACCCCGTGGGTGAATGGCGCGTATCTGCCGGATCATGCCGCGCTGCAAACCTACCGCGTGATGGCCCCAATGGCCTACGCGAAGATCAAGAACATCATCGAACGTAACGTTACCAGCGGTCTTATCTACCTGCCGTCCAGCGCCCGCGACCTGAACAACCCGCAGATTGACCAGTATCTGGCGAAATACGTGCGTGGCTCCAACGGCATGGATCACGTTGAACGCATCAAGATTTTGAAACTGATGTGGGATGCCATCGGTAGCGAATTTGGCGGTCGTCACGAGCTGTATGAGATCAACTACTCCGGCAGCCAGGATGAAATTCGCCTGCAGTGTCTGCGCCAGGCGCAGAGCTCCGGCAACATGGACAAGATGATGGCGATGGTCGACCGCTGCATGTCCGAGTACGACCAACACGGCTGGACGGTGCCACACCTGCACAACAACAGCGATATCAACATGCTGGATAAGCTGCTGAAATAA
- the hpaA gene encoding 4-hydroxyphenylacetate catabolism regulatory protein HpaA, translating to MCQSPVANIDISKEYDESLGTDDVHYQSFARMAAFFGRDMQAHRHDQYFQMHFLDTGQIELQLDDHRYSVQAPLFVLTPPSVPHAFITESDSDGHVLTVRDDLIWPLLEVLYPGTREAFGLPGICLSLADKPDELAALKHYWQLIERESTEQLPGREHTLALLAQAVFTLLLRNAKLDDHAANGMRGELKLFQRFNQLIDVHYHEHWTVPDYASELHLTESRLTDICRRFANRPPKRLIFDRQLREARRLLLFSDSPVSEIAWQLGFKDPAYFARFFNRLVGCSPSSYRAQKVPVSPVPLTPALSQRERE from the coding sequence ATGTGCCAGAGCCCCGTCGCCAATATCGACATCAGCAAAGAGTACGACGAAAGTCTGGGTACTGACGATGTGCACTACCAGTCGTTCGCCCGCATGGCGGCCTTTTTTGGCCGCGACATGCAGGCGCATCGTCACGACCAGTATTTTCAGATGCACTTTCTCGATACCGGGCAGATTGAGCTGCAGCTCGACGATCACCGCTACTCGGTGCAGGCTCCGCTGTTTGTCTTAACGCCACCGTCGGTACCGCACGCGTTTATCACCGAATCCGACAGTGACGGGCACGTGCTGACGGTGCGCGACGATCTGATCTGGCCGCTGTTAGAGGTGCTCTACCCCGGCACGCGGGAAGCCTTCGGCCTGCCGGGCATCTGCCTGTCACTGGCCGATAAACCCGACGAGCTGGCGGCACTGAAACACTACTGGCAGCTGATTGAGCGCGAATCCACGGAACAGCTGCCCGGGCGCGAGCATACGCTGGCGCTGCTGGCACAGGCAGTTTTTACTCTGCTACTGCGCAACGCCAAACTCGACGACCATGCCGCAAACGGCATGCGCGGCGAGCTGAAGCTGTTCCAGCGCTTTAACCAGCTGATTGACGTCCATTACCATGAACACTGGACGGTGCCGGATTACGCCAGCGAGCTGCACCTTACCGAATCCCGACTGACCGATATCTGCCGTCGCTTCGCCAACCGGCCGCCAAAACGGTTGATCTTCGACCGGCAGTTGCGTGAAGCCAGGCGGCTGCTGCTGTTTTCCGACAGCCCGGTGAGTGAAATTGCCTGGCAACTGGGGTTTAAAGATCCGGCCTATTTCGCGCGGTTTTTTAACCGCTTAGTGGGGTGCTCACCCAGCAGCTATCGGGCGCAGAAAGTACCCGTGTCGCCTGTTCCCCTCACCCCTGCCCTCTCCCAAAGGGAGAGGGAGTAA
- a CDS encoding 4-hydroxyphenylacetate permease has product MTTSTLQDNKAVEHRVINKLFRRLIVFLFILFVFSFLDRINIGFAGLTMGKDLGLTSTMFGLAATLFYVTYVLCGIPSNIMLAKIGARRWIAGIMVVWGIASTCTMFATSPQTLYVLRMLVGIAEAGFLPGILVYLTWWFPAYHRARANALFMIAMPVTMMLGSILSGYILALDGLWNLKGWQWLFLLEGLPSVVLGVVTWFFLNDTPDQASWLDDDEKRVLKTMIAREQEVAIARSVTPRSTLREVLTPAVLLYTLAYFCLTNTLSAINIWTPQILQSFNSHSSNIVIGLLAAIPQFCTILGMIWWSRRSDRLKERKKHTILPYLFAAAGWMLASATDHSLIQLLGIIMASTGSFTAMAIFWTTPDQVISLQSRAVALAVINAIGNVGSAVSPLLIGILRDTTGSFSSGLWFVAGLLVVGALVLTRIPMTQRESLEHEPDIAAQKIH; this is encoded by the coding sequence ATGACGACCTCTACCCTGCAAGATAATAAAGCTGTTGAACATCGCGTTATAAACAAGCTGTTCCGTCGTTTGATCGTGTTTCTCTTTATCCTGTTTGTCTTCTCGTTTCTCGACCGCATCAACATCGGCTTTGCCGGGCTGACGATGGGCAAAGATCTGGGCCTCACCTCCACCATGTTTGGCCTGGCGGCAACGCTGTTTTACGTCACCTACGTGCTGTGCGGTATCCCCAGTAACATCATGCTGGCGAAAATCGGTGCGCGCCGCTGGATCGCCGGGATCATGGTGGTGTGGGGCATTGCCTCCACCTGCACCATGTTCGCCACCAGCCCGCAGACGCTCTACGTTTTACGCATGCTGGTGGGTATTGCGGAGGCGGGCTTCCTGCCGGGGATTTTGGTCTATCTCACCTGGTGGTTCCCGGCCTATCACCGCGCCCGTGCCAACGCGCTGTTTATGATTGCCATGCCGGTGACCATGATGCTCGGCTCGATCCTCTCTGGCTATATTCTGGCGCTGGACGGGCTATGGAATTTGAAAGGCTGGCAGTGGCTGTTTCTGCTGGAAGGGCTGCCCTCCGTGGTGCTCGGCGTGGTGACCTGGTTCTTCCTTAACGACACGCCGGATCAGGCCAGCTGGCTGGATGATGACGAAAAACGGGTGCTGAAAACGATGATCGCCCGCGAGCAGGAAGTCGCCATTGCCCGCTCCGTCACACCACGATCGACGCTGCGCGAAGTGCTGACCCCGGCAGTGCTGCTCTACACTCTGGCCTATTTCTGCCTGACCAACACGCTGAGTGCTATCAACATCTGGACGCCACAGATCCTGCAAAGCTTTAACAGCCACAGCAGCAACATCGTGATCGGCCTGCTGGCGGCGATCCCACAGTTTTGCACCATCCTCGGGATGATCTGGTGGAGCCGCCGCTCCGACAGGCTAAAAGAGCGAAAAAAGCACACCATCCTGCCGTATCTGTTCGCGGCGGCGGGATGGATGCTGGCGTCGGCGACAGACCACAGTCTGATCCAGCTGCTTGGCATCATCATGGCCTCAACCGGATCATTTACCGCTATGGCGATATTCTGGACGACGCCGGATCAGGTTATTAGCCTGCAGTCCCGGGCGGTCGCGCTGGCGGTGATCAACGCCATCGGTAACGTAGGATCTGCAGTCAGCCCCCTGTTGATAGGCATTTTGCGCGATACGACCGGCAGCTTCAGCTCTGGTCTGTGGTTTGTGGCCGGGCTGCTGGTGGTTGGCGCGCTGGTGCTGACCCGGATCCCGATGACGCAGCGGGAAAGCCTGGAGCATGAACCGGACATCGCCGCGCAGAAGATCCACTGA
- the hpcH gene encoding 4-hydroxy-2-oxo-heptane-1,7-dioate aldolase: MQNAFKAALKAGTPQIGLWLGLTSSYSAELLAGAGFHWLLIDGEHAPNSVQTVLTQLQAIAPYASQPVVRPSWNDPVQIKQLLDVGAQTLLVPMVQNADEARLAVRSTRYPPAGIRGVGSALARASRWNRIPDYLQQANDAMCVLVQIETREALKNLPQILDVEGVDGVFIGPADLSADMGFAGNPQHPEVQAAIGQAIAQILSAGKAPGILMANEQLAKRYLELGALFVAVGVDTTLLARSAEALAARFIDNPVTSVNNNKSVY, encoded by the coding sequence ATGCAAAACGCATTCAAAGCGGCGCTGAAAGCCGGAACACCGCAAATCGGTTTATGGCTGGGACTGACCAGCAGCTACAGCGCTGAACTGCTGGCGGGTGCAGGCTTCCACTGGCTGCTGATCGACGGGGAGCATGCCCCCAACAGCGTGCAAACCGTGTTAACCCAGCTTCAGGCGATTGCGCCGTATGCCAGCCAGCCGGTGGTGCGCCCGTCGTGGAACGACCCGGTACAGATCAAGCAACTGCTGGACGTGGGCGCGCAAACCCTGCTGGTGCCGATGGTGCAAAACGCTGACGAAGCGCGCCTGGCCGTACGTTCCACCCGTTATCCGCCTGCGGGCATTCGCGGTGTGGGCAGTGCTCTGGCGCGTGCATCACGCTGGAACCGCATTCCCGATTACCTGCAACAGGCCAACGACGCCATGTGCGTGCTGGTACAAATTGAAACCCGCGAGGCGCTGAAAAACCTGCCGCAGATCCTGGATGTAGAAGGCGTGGACGGCGTGTTTATCGGCCCGGCGGATCTCAGTGCCGACATGGGCTTTGCCGGTAATCCGCAGCACCCGGAAGTACAGGCCGCCATCGGGCAGGCGATCGCGCAGATCCTAAGCGCGGGCAAAGCGCCCGGCATCCTGATGGCCAATGAGCAGCTGGCAAAACGCTATCTCGAACTCGGCGCGCTGTTTGTCGCCGTCGGCGTGGACACCACCCTGCTCGCCCGCAGCGCCGAAGCGCTGGCGGCACGTTTTATCGATAACCCGGTTACGTCAGTTAATAACAATAAATCCGTCTACTGA
- a CDS encoding 2-oxo-hepta-3-ene-1,7-dioic acid hydratase encodes MLDKHTHTLIAHRLHQAEQSREQIRQISLDYPTITIDDAYAVQREWVSLKIAEGRVLKGHKIGLTSKAMQASSQISEPDYGALLDDMFFHDGCDIPVDRFIVPRIEVELAFVLAKPLRGPNCTIFDVYNATDYVIPALELIDARCHNIDPDTQRPRKVFDTISDNAANAGVILGGRPIKPDALDLRWISALLYRNGVIEETGVAAGVLNHPANGVAWLANKLAPYDVQLEPGQVILGGSFTRPVTASKGDTFHVDYGDMGSISCRFV; translated from the coding sequence ATGCTCGATAAACATACCCATACCCTGATCGCTCATCGTCTGCATCAGGCTGAACAGTCCCGGGAGCAGATCCGCCAGATCTCACTCGACTACCCGACGATCACCATCGACGACGCCTACGCCGTACAGCGCGAATGGGTGAGCCTGAAGATCGCCGAAGGCCGGGTGCTGAAAGGCCACAAGATCGGCCTCACCTCCAAAGCGATGCAGGCCAGCTCGCAGATTAGCGAACCGGACTACGGCGCACTGCTGGACGACATGTTCTTCCACGACGGCTGTGACATTCCCGTCGATCGCTTTATCGTCCCGCGCATCGAAGTGGAGCTGGCCTTCGTGCTGGCAAAACCGCTGCGCGGCCCGAACTGCACGATCTTCGACGTTTACAACGCCACCGACTACGTGATCCCGGCTCTGGAGCTGATCGACGCCCGCTGTCACAACATCGACCCGGACACCCAGCGCCCGCGCAAGGTGTTCGACACCATCTCCGATAACGCCGCCAACGCAGGCGTGATCCTCGGCGGCCGCCCGATTAAGCCCGACGCGCTGGATCTGCGCTGGATCTCCGCCCTGCTCTATCGCAACGGCGTGATCGAAGAGACCGGTGTCGCCGCTGGCGTACTCAACCACCCGGCGAACGGTGTGGCATGGCTGGCCAACAAACTCGCACCGTACGACGTACAGCTTGAGCCAGGGCAGGTCATCCTCGGAGGGTCGTTTACCCGTCCGGTCACCGCCAGTAAGGGCGATACCTTCCACGTGGACTACGGCGACATGGGTTCCATCAGTTGCCGCTTTGTCTAG
- a CDS encoding 5-carboxymethyl-2-hydroxymuconate isomerase: MPHFIAECTDNIREQADLPGLFAKVNDALAATGIFPLGGIRSRAHWLDTWQMADGKHDYAFVHMTLKIGTGRSLESREAVGEMLFALIKTHFAELMANRYLALSFELDELHPTLNYKQNNVHALFK; encoded by the coding sequence ATGCCGCACTTTATTGCTGAATGTACTGACAACATCCGCGAACAGGCTGACCTGCCGGGGCTGTTTGCCAAAGTGAACGACGCACTTGCCGCCACGGGCATCTTCCCGCTCGGCGGTATCCGCAGCCGCGCGCACTGGCTGGATACCTGGCAGATGGCCGACGGTAAGCACGATTACGCGTTTGTGCATATGACGCTGAAAATCGGCACGGGGCGCAGCCTGGAGAGCCGGGAAGCCGTGGGGGAGATGCTGTTTGCGCTGATCAAAACGCACTTCGCGGAACTGATGGCAAACCGTTATCTGGCGCTGTCGTTTGAGCTCGACGAGCTGCACCCGACGCTCAATTACAAACAAAACAACGTGCACGCCTTGTTTAAGTAA